The following are from one region of the Prevotella communis genome:
- a CDS encoding SusC/RagA family TonB-linked outer membrane protein: MKDAMKLLCKLCLLAAFYVLAPPELMAQTTAKGQVFDQTGETVIGATVVEKGNPQNAVVTDFDGNFTLNLKKGKTVIISYIGTKPAELAAGLNMKVVLEDDNNLMEEVVVVGYTSKARKDLTGSVGSISGKKLEAVPVTSAAVALQGKISGVQVTTVDGQPGADVNIRVRGGTSVTQSNEPLYIVDGFQVPNINDIPPTDIASIDVLKDASLTAIYGAKGGNGVVIVTTKSAKEGKVQVSFNGNLKISHLSKKLDLMNAQQFANYQYQWHSCNGTRSTNGKFFRANFGNPYDLDMYSSLPSHDWQDEVMGETPVNYSTNVTIGGGSESVKFNLSLTQSEDKGIIMGSGVRRTNINFKTDVKVTKNFSIQFNPKFTFRRDQGAGGNNIGTGGIIDVLKYRPTNGFREYGYIDPTYADPAEEEMFTYTNPKSDIAINQLIKHAYTYTNSVALNWKPIKDLSLRSEATIGLQWTDQSRFYGAYTSEGKKTIHNSQPLATIANTKRLNYVWTNTASYSLTLQDVHNLSFLLGQEIYETQTRTNSTTNHLFPVAFTAREAWDNMGFGTPYDVSSSLSTPDRTASFFGQISYNFNHKYLISATMRADSSTKFAPGYQWGYFPSISGAWVVSEEPFMKDIRWISQLKLRAAYGLAGNNRINSDLYRELYAINSSGGPGFGEVASLGEQYYGNNSGAQFYNHKIKWETTITRNLAADISLFNGRLTITPEFYWNTTRDLLYRSDLVPIGYTNQMQNIGQVTNKGIELSISGDILQGKDYVLSANLTFGHNKMKIDKLNGTDKVVWDQNDRWKSSYNDYCLRVGDEVGLIYGFVYDGIYQFDEFYFDPQNNYQAIPWGSSAADNGTSNNCAPREDGYITVINDVSGDSNSGIATLPGKIKFKDLDGDGRITENDRTVIGNTNPKFQGGFGLSGQWKDFDFTANFTYMLDFDVNNATAYTLSSSEGNKNSFYNVLSKFSDGWQYNDIDGSITGTKGDILYKAYYLTDPVSIYKRGNQNRGLWNPTDVTTKLTHSYFIEDGSFLRCNDITIGYTLPKNITQKWGISKARFYVSTSNLFIITKYSGYDPEVDIQTGLTCGMDYNRYPRSRSFVFGTNITF, translated from the coding sequence ATGAAGGACGCAATGAAATTATTGTGCAAACTATGTCTTTTGGCAGCGTTTTACGTGCTAGCTCCCCCCGAGCTTATGGCACAGACAACAGCAAAAGGACAAGTCTTCGACCAAACTGGCGAAACCGTCATCGGTGCTACCGTAGTGGAAAAAGGTAATCCCCAGAACGCCGTGGTGACCGATTTTGACGGAAATTTCACCCTTAACCTTAAAAAGGGTAAGACCGTAATCATTTCATACATCGGAACCAAGCCCGCAGAATTAGCAGCTGGTCTGAACATGAAAGTTGTCCTCGAGGACGACAACAATCTGATGGAAGAAGTGGTAGTCGTTGGATATACCAGTAAGGCTCGTAAAGACCTAACCGGTTCTGTGGGTTCTATCTCAGGTAAGAAACTGGAGGCAGTACCCGTAACTTCGGCAGCAGTAGCCTTGCAAGGAAAGATTTCCGGTGTACAGGTTACCACAGTCGATGGTCAGCCTGGCGCAGATGTTAACATCCGCGTTCGTGGAGGTACCTCTGTGACCCAGTCAAACGAGCCCTTGTATATTGTCGATGGTTTCCAAGTGCCCAACATCAATGATATTCCACCCACAGACATTGCCTCAATCGACGTATTGAAGGATGCCTCTTTGACAGCCATCTATGGTGCCAAAGGTGGTAATGGTGTTGTCATCGTGACCACCAAGTCGGCAAAAGAAGGTAAGGTGCAGGTGTCTTTCAACGGAAACCTGAAAATTAGTCATCTATCCAAGAAGCTCGATTTGATGAATGCTCAACAGTTTGCCAACTATCAATATCAGTGGCACTCCTGTAACGGCACACGCTCTACCAACGGAAAATTCTTCCGTGCCAACTTCGGTAACCCATACGACCTAGACATGTATTCAAGTCTGCCATCACATGACTGGCAGGACGAGGTGATGGGTGAGACCCCTGTCAACTACTCTACCAACGTGACGATTGGTGGTGGTTCTGAGAGTGTAAAATTCAACCTGTCACTGACCCAGAGTGAGGACAAAGGTATTATCATGGGCTCAGGCGTACGTCGTACAAACATCAATTTCAAGACCGACGTGAAAGTTACCAAGAATTTCTCTATTCAGTTCAACCCCAAGTTCACCTTCCGTCGTGACCAGGGTGCTGGTGGTAACAATATTGGTACAGGTGGTATTATCGACGTGCTGAAGTATCGTCCTACAAACGGTTTCCGCGAGTATGGTTACATTGACCCCACATATGCAGACCCTGCAGAAGAGGAGATGTTTACCTACACCAACCCAAAGAGTGATATTGCTATCAACCAGCTCATCAAACACGCCTATACTTATACAAACAGTGTAGCACTGAACTGGAAACCCATCAAGGATCTGAGTCTGCGCTCAGAAGCAACCATTGGTTTGCAATGGACAGACCAGAGCCGTTTCTATGGCGCATATACATCCGAGGGAAAGAAGACCATCCATAACTCACAGCCATTGGCCACTATCGCCAATACCAAGCGACTGAATTATGTATGGACTAATACAGCTTCTTACAGCCTCACCCTACAGGACGTCCACAATCTGTCGTTCTTACTCGGTCAGGAGATTTATGAGACACAGACTCGCACGAACTCAACAACAAACCACTTGTTCCCCGTAGCATTCACGGCTCGTGAGGCTTGGGACAACATGGGCTTCGGTACCCCCTATGATGTTTCGTCATCACTATCAACACCCGACCGCACGGCATCTTTCTTCGGACAGATTAGCTACAATTTCAACCACAAGTATCTGATTTCTGCAACGATGCGTGCCGATAGTTCTACGAAGTTCGCACCTGGCTACCAATGGGGCTACTTCCCCTCAATCTCTGGAGCATGGGTTGTTTCCGAGGAGCCTTTCATGAAAGATATCAGATGGATTAGCCAATTGAAGTTGCGTGCTGCCTATGGTCTGGCAGGTAACAACCGCATTAATTCTGACCTCTATCGTGAACTCTATGCCATAAACTCATCAGGTGGTCCTGGTTTCGGCGAAGTAGCATCACTTGGCGAACAATATTATGGCAACAACAGCGGTGCACAGTTCTACAATCACAAAATTAAGTGGGAAACAACGATTACCCGCAACCTGGCTGCAGATATCTCACTGTTCAATGGTCGTTTGACCATCACACCGGAATTCTATTGGAACACCACGCGCGATTTGCTTTACCGATCAGATTTGGTTCCCATTGGCTACACCAACCAGATGCAGAACATCGGTCAGGTAACCAATAAGGGTATCGAACTCTCTATCAGCGGTGACATTCTGCAAGGAAAGGACTATGTGCTGAGTGCCAACCTCACCTTTGGTCACAACAAGATGAAGATTGACAAGTTGAATGGTACCGACAAGGTGGTATGGGACCAGAATGACCGTTGGAAGTCCAGTTATAACGACTACTGCTTGCGCGTGGGCGATGAGGTTGGTCTGATCTACGGATTCGTGTATGACGGCATCTACCAGTTCGATGAGTTCTATTTTGACCCACAGAACAACTATCAGGCTATTCCTTGGGGCTCTAGCGCAGCCGACAATGGAACAAGCAACAACTGTGCACCTCGCGAGGATGGTTATATTACCGTTATCAACGACGTATCAGGTGATTCAAACTCAGGTATCGCTACCCTACCCGGTAAGATTAAGTTCAAGGATCTGGATGGTGACGGACGTATCACTGAGAACGACCGTACCGTCATTGGCAATACCAATCCTAAATTCCAAGGTGGTTTCGGTCTGAGTGGTCAGTGGAAAGACTTCGACTTTACCGCTAACTTCACCTATATGCTCGATTTCGATGTAAACAATGCAACAGCTTATACCCTATCATCATCAGAGGGCAACAAGAACAGTTTCTATAATGTTCTTTCCAAGTTCAGCGATGGTTGGCAGTATAACGATATCGACGGTAGCATCACAGGCACCAAGGGTGATATCCTTTATAAGGCATATTATCTGACAGACCCTGTAAGCATCTACAAGCGTGGCAATCAGAACCGTGGTCTGTGGAACCCCACTGACGTCACCACCAAACTGACACACTCATACTTTATTGAGGATGGTTCATTCCTGCGCTGTAATGATATTACGATTGGATACACGTTGCCAAAGAACATCACCCAGAAATGGGGCATCTCGAAAGCACGCTTCTATGTCTCTACATCCAACCTGTTTATCATCACCAAGTATTCCGGTTATGATCCTGAGGTGGATATCCAGACTGGTCTGACTTGCGGAATGGATTACAACCGCTATCCACGTAGCCGCAGCTTCGTATTTGGTACAAACATCACCTTCTAA
- a CDS encoding pectinesterase family protein, which produces MNKLLRYSLMSLLLIICGVAHAEFPLTATWDFTNSNVVAAAVALSGSTETGQIKAIEDNGLLLTIEANGQTIRNNGNSIQTGSPVVFKVPVQGTKDIVTVVGYPGYFAYAIAGIDATDATTTINATISDVKKGYVEIVNKGQYLISISVTQNEDKKEKVTLDNEAASAHFAFNNGTEGQTATYSNADYFLSSKITHGDGLVLEGKDNKNLNQTWFNPVAKDSKANDGNAINFITTPKPGLMFTAKKVSFKTTRYGTNGGKLDIAWKNSDGTLVSLATDKQPARDNETPNVSEFSFDITGAKAGDGACGLQINLYSLDNGKHVGFSEIIIEGTLSGTEKDVPILTSFKINDKEYAVEDVFGEQYEATLKLSKKEAMVSAENKLTDVTAANGEVGTITYEGTETTCKVTIPMTAGETQMNYVLNIIQKPDYTLSYIDVDGNTILKTQTVEEDGTIGEFAYSIADVEATKNGYKARGWFKQNYLGAKFTTDDVITADTKLYAIQTEMEVSSLSRKYVYDLTDPNFFDEDHEGFNSIGQGKWHDKQHGWEFKPGDKIELLVGPKATINFSLCQYSPASATIEASNGVSINAKVDNDGGAGSIDYEGESGTLTLTLNGGAYIHDITVFNTSEPNFTKQGEWIIVKQGDASSLLDAIEMAKGIENVKIFLPDGTYDLGETMKTIISGKNISLIGQSAEKTIIVNHPPVAMEGLDKADLLKNTGEGLYMQDLSLKNDLSYGGNDGRAASLHDTGTKTICKNVILLSHQDTYYSHKVGGLYYWEGGELHGTVDYLCGNGKVYFNKVKLVNEVRNSATITANSELYVFNNCIVENNAGTYNFGRAWSDNPVCIYLNTTLLDGGAKLAATRWNLSGLNCDYSIAGEYGTKNANGQDITPAKNEVTFTKQNTKLNTILDASALQTYSIENVLGDWAANAQRDARQLDAPAHAKYEDNTVTFDMTDNGMIACALFKNGEFVAISANGVFNDITIDPSKDALTIRTANMRGGFGPEGPVAGTLSSVNNVQTATNTYNVIYNMQGMRVQKPEKGLYIINGKKIMKK; this is translated from the coding sequence ATGAACAAACTATTACGTTATTCTCTGATGAGTTTACTTCTCATCATCTGTGGAGTGGCCCATGCAGAGTTTCCCCTAACAGCAACCTGGGATTTCACGAATTCCAACGTAGTGGCTGCCGCTGTAGCACTATCAGGCAGTACTGAGACTGGACAAATCAAGGCTATTGAAGACAATGGCCTGCTACTCACGATTGAAGCCAACGGACAGACCATCCGCAACAACGGCAACTCTATTCAGACAGGTAGTCCCGTTGTATTCAAGGTGCCAGTGCAAGGTACTAAAGATATTGTAACCGTAGTAGGATACCCAGGCTATTTTGCCTACGCCATCGCTGGTATTGACGCTACCGATGCCACTACAACCATCAACGCAACCATTAGCGACGTGAAAAAAGGCTACGTAGAGATTGTGAACAAAGGACAATACCTGATTTCCATAAGTGTCACACAAAATGAAGACAAGAAAGAAAAGGTAACACTAGACAATGAGGCAGCCTCGGCACACTTCGCATTTAACAATGGTACAGAGGGACAAACAGCAACATACTCGAATGCAGATTATTTTCTTTCTAGCAAAATTACCCATGGAGATGGTCTTGTATTGGAAGGCAAAGACAATAAGAATCTGAACCAGACGTGGTTCAATCCTGTAGCAAAAGATAGCAAAGCTAATGATGGAAATGCCATCAACTTCATTACCACGCCGAAACCCGGACTAATGTTTACAGCCAAGAAAGTATCATTTAAGACGACACGCTATGGAACTAACGGAGGTAAGCTCGACATCGCCTGGAAAAATTCTGACGGCACTTTGGTATCGTTGGCAACAGACAAACAGCCTGCGCGAGACAACGAGACTCCTAATGTGAGTGAGTTTAGTTTTGACATCACTGGAGCAAAGGCAGGTGATGGTGCTTGCGGACTACAGATAAATCTTTACAGTCTTGATAATGGCAAACATGTAGGTTTCTCTGAAATCATTATTGAAGGAACACTCTCTGGCACAGAGAAAGACGTACCAATTTTGACTTCATTCAAGATTAACGACAAAGAATATGCCGTAGAAGACGTATTTGGCGAGCAGTATGAAGCAACATTAAAACTCTCTAAGAAAGAGGCTATGGTAAGTGCTGAGAACAAGTTGACTGATGTTACAGCAGCAAATGGCGAGGTGGGTACTATCACTTACGAAGGCACAGAGACAACCTGCAAAGTAACCATTCCTATGACTGCAGGAGAGACACAGATGAACTATGTGCTCAATATCATCCAGAAGCCCGACTATACCTTGAGCTATATTGATGTAGACGGTAACACCATTTTAAAGACACAGACGGTCGAAGAAGATGGCACCATCGGAGAATTTGCCTATAGCATTGCCGATGTAGAAGCAACAAAAAATGGCTACAAAGCTCGTGGTTGGTTCAAGCAGAACTATCTAGGTGCGAAGTTCACCACTGACGATGTTATTACAGCCGATACTAAGCTATACGCTATTCAGACTGAGATGGAAGTCTCTAGTCTCAGTCGTAAGTACGTGTATGACCTGACTGACCCGAATTTCTTTGACGAAGACCACGAAGGCTTCAATAGCATTGGTCAGGGAAAATGGCACGACAAACAACACGGATGGGAATTCAAACCTGGCGACAAGATTGAATTACTTGTAGGTCCGAAGGCTACCATTAATTTCTCTCTTTGCCAATATTCACCTGCCAGCGCTACAATCGAAGCCAGCAACGGCGTAAGTATCAACGCAAAGGTTGATAATGATGGCGGTGCCGGTTCAATCGACTATGAAGGCGAAAGTGGAACACTGACACTGACACTCAATGGTGGAGCTTATATTCACGACATCACCGTATTTAACACAAGCGAGCCCAACTTCACAAAACAGGGTGAATGGATTATCGTAAAGCAAGGTGATGCAAGCAGCCTGCTTGATGCTATCGAGATGGCAAAAGGTATTGAGAACGTTAAGATCTTCTTGCCAGACGGAACTTATGACTTAGGCGAAACTATGAAGACCATCATCAGCGGAAAGAACATCTCACTCATCGGACAAAGCGCAGAGAAGACCATTATCGTCAACCATCCTCCTGTAGCCATGGAAGGTCTTGACAAGGCAGATCTGCTGAAGAACACCGGTGAAGGTCTCTATATGCAGGATTTATCACTGAAGAACGATCTGAGCTATGGTGGTAACGACGGACGTGCCGCCTCTCTACATGACACTGGCACCAAGACTATCTGTAAGAACGTCATCCTGCTCTCACATCAGGATACCTACTACTCTCATAAAGTTGGTGGATTGTATTACTGGGAAGGTGGAGAACTACACGGAACAGTTGACTATCTCTGCGGTAATGGTAAGGTCTACTTCAACAAAGTAAAACTGGTCAATGAAGTGCGCAATAGTGCAACTATCACGGCTAATTCAGAACTCTACGTATTCAACAATTGTATAGTTGAGAATAATGCTGGCACCTACAACTTCGGACGTGCATGGAGCGACAATCCTGTATGTATTTATCTGAACACCACCCTACTCGACGGTGGTGCTAAACTTGCCGCCACACGTTGGAATCTCAGTGGTCTGAACTGTGACTACAGCATTGCAGGTGAGTATGGAACGAAGAATGCTAATGGTCAGGATATTACTCCGGCCAAGAACGAGGTGACCTTCACAAAACAGAACACCAAACTGAACACCATTCTGGATGCAAGCGCACTGCAGACATACTCTATCGAGAATGTATTAGGAGACTGGGCTGCCAATGCACAGAGAGATGCACGTCAGTTGGATGCTCCAGCACATGCCAAGTATGAGGACAATACAGTGACATTCGATATGACAGACAATGGTATGATAGCTTGCGCCTTGTTCAAGAATGGCGAATTTGTTGCCATCTCTGCCAACGGTGTATTCAACGACATCACCATTGACCCATCAAAAGACGCGCTCACTATCCGCACTGCCAACATGCGTGGTGGATTTGGCCCAGAGGGTCCTGTTGCAGGCACCTTGTCAAGCGTTAATAATGTACAGACAGCAACCAACACATATAATGTAATCTACAATATGCAAGGTATGCGTGTACAGAAGCCTGAAAAGGGATTGTATATCATCAATGGCAAAAAGATTATGAAAAAATAG
- a CDS encoding autotransporter-associated beta strand repeat-containing protein has protein sequence MRRFLLTMTALVLATASMTAQRRTDQLDRGLIAMKTARGMYLNWRIQADEYYDVSYIVYRDGQPINDKPLSVSNYTDTEGTINSKYTVAAVVNGIVKNVSKVAKNWTTSYTEIQLNHEGIKSTLVPNDATCADVDGDGELEIIMKFDNLSEMEQSYPKYGPKIDGVDTKEYTIFECFKLDGTRLWWINCGPNMADFQNNEQNIMAYDWDGDGKAECIMRATDGLTMHMKDGSTYTVGDANANVRGANGGGVNWFICTDGEYLLYFNGETGAKYQEMPYPLKLRETPGADLATEWGHSGWQHRSSKHFFGAPYFDGKKPSIFLARGIYTRHKMIAYDVNPTTHQLTQRWRWDCNAGGPWKGQGYHNYCVADVDWDGRDEIVYGSMVIDDNGKGLSTTGFGHGDAEQVGDLDPYRHGHEVFACMEDNPGTNYRDATTSKVYYRYIAGSDVGRCMAGNFSNAFPGSMGTPTDIGPISLVTCKTVSGITEAGVNQNMRIYWDGDLLEETFNYVNGKNTAGCIAKYGSWSPIYTMDGSMTNNDTKGTPCFQGDILGDWREEVIMRTANNNIRIYSTPTTTKWRIPSLWYDHQYRNAMVWQMCGYNQPPRPSYFLGELEGITMAPPPLTTTGRVEVMNNGTIGSSLNGQHVMVCETTNCNVTIEEGAQPEILTFNVPTWVQGSAASECTTKDTKINYVTYTCTVSGSGISGNGRLVKQGDGILELPKVDMSHTGETNIWAGVLNFDGTMKNSPLWLNRFAELNSDGGQFRSIKMDYASILRPGRADNRGTITTDSLLLGFGSRVIYDLYEDFSADQINTKYFYIETKNWQNGPDYLTPVIEIAYHGEGDIEPGKYLIGKATEIKGSINNIRIEGVPSNKKATLITENESLYIIIEGMRSATTINWTGSESTVWDLDNTTNFLKGEEKSTFVTGDDVFFGDDATQFNVTINSELETDTIFVENTKAYTIQGTGSITGNSMLNKSGKGLLTIKTENAYTGGNRISGGAVIVTSLANSTQAKGNLGAVTTSANKFVIENGGELRTTAAVTNGSTIKFESETGGIINNSADFIVDRAMTGTKLTKKGTGWMKLNVNNTGLNTLVIAAGTVQCINSSTPAKTVEFQGGTLRENTSTSYTINVPQGKQGYWYMANRSTYSNKITGTGTLTAYCVTEKGTNYYATRTQVQCDFSNFEGTLVATSSLDDPSVLRFTLNTSSGMPKGTMNIGSNVEVQNSGKTFRIGKLTGSGALGGGCTFSNGTSVGANTWQVGNDANWGCSVKVTSNSNLVKLGTGKITWSGANTNTGTTTIKEGELCIATSGKLGTGKLTIAQGATFSGANSTSKQLENASVEVNGILRPGSYNGAFSGTLFFSGKNVTLNQSAVLIVGTNKCATASANGCTALQNIGTLTINGTIRIEPVSSNTLAVGDSIRLWSNVTKFVGTPTIEGTNGIEWDDSRISEGLLFVKSIATDIKPQFADVKSQIGNIYDLRGRLVRKSATSTEGLKPGIYVIEGRKFVVK, from the coding sequence ATGAGACGATTTCTTCTTACAATGACAGCGCTAGTGCTCGCGACAGCAAGCATGACAGCTCAGCGTAGAACAGACCAGTTGGATCGTGGCCTTATCGCTATGAAGACCGCACGCGGTATGTATCTCAACTGGCGTATTCAGGCAGACGAATACTACGATGTATCCTACATTGTGTATCGTGACGGTCAGCCTATCAACGACAAGCCCCTTTCCGTATCAAACTACACCGACACAGAAGGTACCATCAACAGTAAATATACTGTTGCTGCCGTGGTAAATGGTATTGTGAAGAATGTGAGCAAAGTGGCTAAAAACTGGACTACCAGCTACACTGAGATTCAGCTCAATCACGAGGGCATCAAGAGCACACTTGTTCCCAACGATGCCACCTGTGCTGATGTCGATGGTGATGGAGAACTGGAAATCATCATGAAGTTCGACAATCTGAGTGAGATGGAACAATCCTACCCCAAGTATGGTCCCAAAATTGACGGTGTTGACACGAAAGAATATACCATCTTTGAGTGCTTCAAGCTTGACGGAACCCGCTTATGGTGGATCAACTGTGGACCTAACATGGCTGACTTCCAGAATAACGAACAAAACATCATGGCATACGACTGGGATGGTGATGGTAAAGCAGAGTGCATCATGCGTGCTACTGACGGTCTGACCATGCATATGAAAGATGGCAGCACCTATACCGTGGGTGATGCCAATGCCAACGTACGTGGAGCCAATGGAGGAGGTGTAAACTGGTTTATCTGCACCGACGGAGAATACCTACTATATTTTAATGGTGAGACAGGTGCCAAATACCAAGAAATGCCCTACCCCTTGAAACTCCGTGAGACACCCGGTGCTGACCTTGCAACCGAATGGGGTCATTCAGGATGGCAGCATCGCAGTTCGAAGCATTTCTTCGGTGCGCCCTATTTTGACGGAAAGAAACCCAGCATTTTCTTGGCTCGAGGTATCTACACCCGTCATAAGATGATTGCCTATGATGTGAATCCCACAACCCACCAACTCACACAACGCTGGCGTTGGGACTGTAACGCAGGTGGCCCTTGGAAAGGACAAGGTTATCATAACTACTGTGTGGCCGATGTGGACTGGGACGGTCGTGATGAAATTGTGTATGGCTCTATGGTCATCGATGATAATGGTAAGGGGCTATCAACGACAGGCTTCGGACACGGTGACGCAGAACAAGTTGGAGACCTAGACCCCTACCGTCATGGTCATGAAGTATTCGCCTGTATGGAAGACAATCCAGGTACAAACTATCGTGATGCCACCACGTCAAAGGTATACTATCGCTACATCGCCGGCAGTGATGTAGGACGCTGTATGGCTGGCAATTTCAGCAACGCTTTCCCCGGCTCTATGGGTACACCTACAGATATAGGTCCCATCAGTCTTGTTACATGCAAGACCGTTTCTGGCATTACAGAGGCTGGAGTCAATCAGAATATGCGTATCTACTGGGATGGTGACCTACTTGAAGAAACCTTTAACTATGTCAATGGCAAGAACACCGCAGGTTGCATAGCAAAATATGGTTCCTGGAGCCCCATCTACACCATGGACGGTTCTATGACCAACAATGACACCAAAGGCACACCATGTTTTCAAGGTGACATCTTAGGTGACTGGCGCGAAGAAGTTATTATGCGTACAGCCAATAACAATATTCGCATATACTCTACCCCAACAACGACCAAGTGGCGTATCCCTTCACTTTGGTACGACCATCAGTATCGCAACGCCATGGTATGGCAGATGTGCGGATATAACCAGCCACCACGTCCAAGTTATTTCCTTGGCGAACTGGAGGGAATCACCATGGCGCCACCACCATTGACTACGACAGGACGCGTGGAGGTAATGAACAACGGTACCATCGGAAGCAGTCTGAACGGACAGCACGTCATGGTATGCGAAACGACAAATTGCAATGTCACCATTGAGGAGGGTGCCCAACCTGAAATCCTAACATTCAACGTACCTACATGGGTACAAGGTTCGGCAGCTAGCGAGTGTACTACCAAGGACACAAAGATTAACTATGTGACCTATACATGCACTGTAAGCGGAAGCGGTATCAGTGGTAATGGACGTCTGGTAAAACAGGGTGACGGCATTTTGGAGTTGCCCAAGGTTGACATGTCACATACAGGAGAGACGAACATATGGGCTGGTGTACTGAATTTCGACGGCACAATGAAGAATTCCCCTCTCTGGCTCAACCGCTTTGCAGAACTCAATAGCGATGGAGGTCAGTTCCGTTCTATCAAGATGGATTATGCTTCTATCCTGCGCCCTGGTCGCGCAGACAATCGCGGTACAATCACGACCGACAGCTTGCTGTTGGGCTTTGGATCACGCGTCATCTATGATCTCTACGAAGATTTCTCAGCCGACCAAATCAACACAAAGTATTTTTATATTGAAACAAAGAACTGGCAGAATGGTCCAGACTATCTGACCCCTGTGATTGAAATTGCCTATCATGGTGAAGGTGACATTGAACCAGGCAAATACCTCATCGGCAAAGCAACCGAAATAAAAGGAAGCATCAATAACATCCGCATCGAAGGAGTTCCTTCCAACAAAAAGGCAACCCTCATCACGGAGAACGAAAGTCTCTATATTATTATAGAAGGTATGCGCAGTGCAACAACCATCAATTGGACTGGTTCAGAAAGCACTGTCTGGGATCTTGACAATACAACAAACTTCCTAAAAGGTGAAGAGAAGTCAACCTTCGTTACTGGTGATGACGTATTCTTCGGCGACGATGCCACACAGTTTAATGTAACCATCAACAGCGAACTGGAAACTGACACGATATTCGTAGAGAATACCAAGGCTTATACCATACAGGGTACAGGTTCCATCACAGGTAACTCCATGCTCAACAAGAGCGGAAAAGGTTTGTTGACCATCAAAACAGAAAACGCTTACACGGGAGGCAACCGTATATCAGGTGGTGCAGTCATCGTCACATCATTGGCAAACTCTACGCAAGCAAAAGGTAATCTTGGTGCAGTAACTACCAGCGCAAACAAGTTTGTTATCGAAAATGGTGGAGAACTGCGTACTACAGCTGCAGTGACTAATGGTTCTACCATCAAGTTTGAGAGCGAGACAGGTGGTATCATCAATAACTCAGCCGACTTTATTGTGGACCGTGCCATGACTGGCACAAAACTCACGAAGAAAGGTACCGGATGGATGAAACTGAATGTTAATAACACCGGACTTAACACACTTGTCATCGCAGCAGGTACTGTACAGTGTATTAATTCCAGCACACCTGCCAAGACCGTTGAATTCCAAGGCGGTACACTACGTGAGAATACCAGCACCAGCTACACCATCAACGTACCTCAGGGTAAACAGGGATACTGGTACATGGCAAACCGCTCAACCTATTCAAACAAAATCACAGGAACTGGCACGCTGACAGCTTATTGTGTAACAGAGAAAGGTACGAACTACTATGCTACCCGCACCCAAGTACAGTGTGACTTCTCTAACTTTGAAGGCACATTGGTGGCAACCTCTAGTCTCGATGATCCCAGCGTACTGCGCTTCACACTTAACACAAGTAGTGGTATGCCAAAAGGTACAATGAACATTGGTTCCAACGTAGAGGTACAGAACAGTGGCAAGACCTTCCGTATCGGTAAGCTGACTGGTAGTGGTGCCCTTGGCGGTGGTTGCACATTCAGTAATGGCACCAGCGTAGGTGCCAACACATGGCAGGTTGGAAATGACGCCAACTGGGGCTGTTCTGTGAAAGTCACCTCCAATTCAAACCTTGTTAAGTTGGGAACAGGTAAGATTACCTGGTCAGGAGCCAATACCAATACCGGTACTACAACCATCAAGGAAGGTGAATTATGCATTGCGACATCAGGCAAACTGGGTACAGGAAAACTGACCATAGCACAAGGTGCAACCTTCTCTGGCGCAAACTCTACCAGCAAGCAACTGGAGAATGCCTCGGTTGAAGTGAATGGCATACTGCGCCCTGGCAGTTATAACGGTGCTTTCTCTGGCACACTCTTCTTTAGTGGCAAGAATGTCACACTCAATCAGTCAGCAGTTCTCATCGTAGGAACAAATAAGTGTGCCACAGCTAGCGCGAATGGCTGTACAGCCCTGCAGAACATTGGTACACTGACTATCAACGGCACCATTCGTATTGAACCCGTTTCAAGCAACACATTGGCTGTAGGCGACAGCATCCGTTTGTGGAGCAATGTGACGAAGTTTGTTGGCACGCCCACGATCGAGGGCACCAACGGCATTGAATGGGACGACAGCCGCATCAGCGAAGGATTACTCTTCGTGAAATCGATTGCCACAGACATCAAACCTCAATTTGCCGATGTTAAATCTCAGATTGGCAACATCTACGATTTACGCGGTCGCTTGGTTCGAAAGTCAGCCACATCAACAGAGGGCTTGAAGCCAGGTATCTACGTAATAGAAGGACGAAAGTTCGTAGTGAAATAA